Proteins encoded in a region of the Mycoplasma mobile 163K genome:
- the gltX gene encoding glutamate--tRNA ligase produces the protein MKKTRIRTRYAPSPTGYLHIGGARTALFNYLFAKHFNGDFIVRIEDTDIARNVAGGEESQLDNLEWLQIYPDESPKNPNEKYGKYRQSEKLDRYNEIVEILLKKGLAYKAYDTTYELEKQRAEQIAKGIFSFRYDRNWLKISDEEIKKREVEQTYSIRIALPKNHDYEWNDLVRGLIKVNSEDIGDWVIIKSDKYPTYNFAVVVDDFDMQISHVLRGEEHITNTPKQLAVYEAMGWDKPVFGHLTLITNSKGVKLSKRDDSVKQFISNYKEDGYVSWAISNYLALLGWTSKDTKEIMTKEELIEKFDPERLSASPSKFDMKKMNWYGKHYLQEINKNEIFEYLESLKDKKWLDLFIETFLPNAFSLSELKRELKEYENPMIEKPEIEINDVVKKFKQNLNFENFSVDSIQKAIDKTGTDLNVNGKKLFLPIRLATTFNEHGPELAKAIYLYGKEIIQKRLGNVN, from the coding sequence ATGAAAAAAACAAGAATTAGAACAAGATACGCTCCAAGTCCCACAGGATATTTACATATCGGAGGAGCTAGAACAGCATTATTTAATTATTTATTTGCAAAGCATTTTAATGGTGATTTTATCGTTAGAATTGAAGACACTGATATTGCAAGAAATGTTGCAGGAGGTGAAGAGTCTCAATTAGATAATTTAGAATGATTACAAATTTATCCGGATGAATCTCCAAAAAATCCTAATGAAAAATATGGTAAATATCGTCAAAGTGAAAAATTAGATAGATATAATGAAATTGTTGAAATACTTCTAAAAAAAGGCTTAGCTTATAAAGCTTATGATACAACATATGAATTAGAAAAACAGCGAGCCGAACAAATTGCAAAGGGGATTTTTAGTTTTAGATATGATCGAAACTGATTAAAAATATCAGATGAAGAAATTAAAAAACGAGAAGTTGAACAAACTTATTCTATTAGAATTGCTCTACCAAAAAATCACGATTATGAATGAAATGATTTAGTAAGAGGGCTTATAAAGGTAAATAGTGAAGATATTGGAGATTGAGTAATTATTAAAAGTGATAAATACCCAACTTATAATTTTGCTGTTGTAGTTGATGATTTTGATATGCAAATTTCTCATGTTTTAAGAGGTGAAGAACATATTACAAATACCCCAAAACAATTAGCTGTTTATGAAGCTATGGGATGAGATAAACCTGTTTTTGGACATCTAACTTTAATTACAAATTCAAAAGGCGTAAAATTATCTAAAAGAGATGATTCAGTAAAACAATTTATTTCTAATTATAAAGAAGATGGCTATGTATCTTGAGCTATTTCCAATTATTTAGCACTTTTAGGGTGAACTTCTAAAGATACTAAAGAAATTATGACTAAAGAAGAATTAATTGAAAAATTTGATCCTGAGCGACTTTCTGCTTCTCCTTCAAAATTCGATATGAAAAAAATGAATTGATATGGAAAACATTACTTACAAGAAATAAATAAAAATGAAATTTTTGAATATTTAGAAAGTCTAAAAGATAAAAAATGACTTGATTTATTTATTGAAACTTTTTTACCAAATGCATTTAGTTTATCTGAATTAAAAAGAGAATTGAAAGAATATGAAAATCCAATGATTGAAAAACCTGAAATCGAAATAAATGATGTTGTAAAAAAATTTAAACAAAATTTAAACTTTGAAAATTTCAGCGTAGATTCAATTCAAAAGGCAATTGATAAAACAGGTACTGATTTGAATGTAAATGGTAAAAAATTATTTTTACCCATTAGATTAGCAACAACTTTTAATGAGCATGGACCTGAACTTGCAAAAGCTATTTATTTATACGGAAAAGAAATAATTCAAAAAAGATTAGGAAATGTTAATTAG
- the dnaN gene encoding DNA polymerase III subunit beta, with amino-acid sequence MKIKSNRRTLEKILDIFNPTIDSTNPFPALLGLYFDVNESTTTIISSNGDVSIKHKIVSNENFKIIEPGILLIPSSLFRNIIKKIDGEVFIRNEGLILYLENEGNIYTINCLESENYPKIDFNLIDHKKVVINSSFIRDVIKNVSFASSSSETNNLVLSGVNFNLNLNKIIATATDSFRLAQESSSTLTNGDFNITITAKNLRDLFSNLNSEKVELLIDEYKINIIDENTIFQAKLINMPYIDVTKIIPKNFEKKLYIEKRVLNNYLNKAMVVLNERYSAIDVSISNEEIIFTSQRKEVGATKLVLKNDSFTFEGTPIKIRLNSRFIKEAINVFENNIEILMNSSEKPVLIKDKDSFNNLQLISPLRIN; translated from the coding sequence ATGAAAATTAAATCAAATAGAAGAACACTTGAGAAAATCTTAGATATATTTAATCCAACTATCGATTCTACTAATCCATTTCCTGCTCTTTTAGGTTTGTATTTTGATGTAAATGAATCTACAACAACTATTATTTCATCTAATGGAGATGTTTCTATAAAACATAAAATAGTTTCTAATGAAAATTTTAAAATAATAGAACCTGGTATTTTACTTATTCCTTCTTCGCTTTTTAGAAATATTATAAAAAAAATAGATGGTGAGGTTTTTATAAGGAATGAAGGTTTGATACTTTATTTGGAAAATGAAGGAAATATTTATACAATAAATTGTTTAGAAAGTGAAAATTATCCAAAAATTGATTTTAATTTAATCGATCATAAAAAAGTAGTTATCAATTCTTCATTTATTAGGGATGTAATAAAAAATGTTTCTTTTGCTTCTAGTTCATCCGAAACAAATAATTTAGTTTTAAGTGGAGTGAATTTTAATTTGAATTTAAATAAAATAATAGCAACCGCTACAGATTCCTTCAGATTAGCACAAGAATCGAGTTCTACTTTAACAAATGGAGATTTCAATATTACAATCACAGCAAAAAATCTTCGCGATCTCTTTTCTAATTTAAATTCAGAAAAAGTTGAATTATTAATTGATGAATATAAAATTAATATAATTGATGAAAATACAATTTTCCAAGCAAAACTTATAAATATGCCTTATATTGATGTAACAAAAATAATTCCTAAAAATTTTGAGAAAAAACTTTATATTGAGAAAAGAGTTTTGAATAATTATTTAAATAAAGCAATGGTTGTTTTAAATGAAAGATATAGTGCAATAGATGTTAGTATTTCAAATGAAGAAATAATTTTTACTTCCCAAAGAAAAGAAGTAGGTGCAACAAAACTTGTTTTAAAAAATGATAGTTTTACTTTTGAAGGAACACCAATTAAAATTCGTTTAAATTCAAGATTTATAAAAGAAGCAATAAATGTTTTTGAAAATAATATTGAAATTTTAATGAATTCAAGTGAAAAACCTGTTTTAATTAAAGATAAAGACTCTTTTAATAATTTACAACTAATTTCACCACTAAGGATAAATTAA
- the pstA gene encoding phosphate ABC transporter permease PstA yields the protein MSLFKNNRSKEIKIKSKKSQDFNIKTLSLVVSAFVGILFIALVIYILSFAIIGFTNFGIQNILFTFDFNPSLGQYSFWLPFFTTIITSVIALLVAVPLGIKVAVFTKFRIRSPKIRKYVLIIFQILAGIPSVIFGLFASQSLGILFQGAFGIQPNSIFNGSIMLSFMVIPTIVALTLGSLNSLDPNLISNPLALGNSKTRAIYKIAKKAARQGIVVAVIIALARAIGESMAISMILQSSPSNSLFSNGLFGVLDSGSQTIGAYISVSMFADGDPERIRPLLYAFGLMMLFFSMILNLMILAFTKRKKQQNSKKYFKFEKNISDFVLFIPTQLKILFERILFPSKYVINSITTENISNYINDRNFNYKFKDVYHFYKLFWEIVSTLICAAFILWIVGDVLIKGLAFSVSNSQNALSLFTYGKNTIFQSFLNTLLVIITCLVIAFPIALLIAIYINEYANEGFVKKTILFFLDSLGATPSILFGLFGLLFFIQTVGITSSGTAGNSLIAGAFTLMIVIIPSFTRQLEQALKNVPLEIRLNSFALGNTKWETIRKLVLPIAFVAIITAIISSIGRILSETAPLYLTAGLSSSISTTLDRPGTTLTTHIYAQLFSASPNAVGIQFQAAMITMILVTFLVWLGYIIIPNRITIQNWISTKFKNIRSFVRKNKLKQEGYNV from the coding sequence ATGAGTTTATTCAAAAATAATCGTTCAAAAGAAATAAAAATAAAAAGCAAAAAATCTCAGGATTTTAATATTAAAACTTTATCTTTAGTTGTTTCTGCTTTTGTAGGTATTTTATTTATAGCCTTAGTTATTTATATTTTATCTTTTGCTATTATTGGTTTTACTAATTTTGGAATTCAAAATATTTTATTTACTTTTGATTTTAATCCTTCTTTAGGACAATATTCATTTTGGCTTCCTTTTTTTACTACAATCATTACTTCGGTAATTGCTTTGCTTGTAGCTGTGCCTTTAGGGATTAAAGTAGCAGTTTTTACGAAATTTAGAATTAGAAGTCCAAAAATAAGAAAATATGTCTTGATTATTTTTCAAATTTTAGCAGGAATTCCTTCAGTAATTTTTGGGCTTTTTGCTTCACAATCTCTAGGGATTTTATTTCAAGGTGCTTTTGGAATTCAACCTAATAGTATTTTTAATGGCTCTATTATGCTCTCTTTTATGGTAATTCCAACAATTGTTGCATTGACTTTAGGTTCATTAAATTCATTAGATCCAAATTTAATTTCCAATCCTTTAGCTTTAGGAAATTCAAAAACTAGAGCAATTTACAAAATTGCAAAAAAAGCAGCAAGGCAAGGAATTGTTGTAGCAGTAATTATTGCTCTAGCTAGAGCAATTGGAGAATCGATGGCAATCTCAATGATTTTGCAATCATCCCCATCTAATTCACTTTTTTCAAATGGACTTTTTGGTGTTCTAGATTCAGGAAGTCAAACAATCGGTGCTTATATTTCAGTTTCAATGTTTGCAGATGGTGATCCAGAAAGAATAAGGCCTTTGCTTTATGCTTTTGGATTAATGATGTTATTTTTTTCGATGATTTTGAATTTAATGATTCTTGCTTTTACAAAGAGAAAAAAACAACAAAATTCAAAAAAATATTTTAAATTTGAAAAAAATATTAGTGACTTTGTTCTCTTTATTCCGACACAATTAAAAATTTTATTTGAGAGAATACTTTTTCCTTCTAAATATGTGATAAATTCAATAACTACTGAGAATATTTCAAATTATATTAATGATCGAAATTTTAACTATAAGTTTAAAGATGTTTATCATTTTTACAAACTTTTTTGGGAAATAGTTTCAACTCTAATTTGTGCAGCTTTTATACTTTGAATTGTTGGAGATGTTTTAATCAAAGGACTTGCTTTTTCTGTAAGCAATTCTCAAAATGCCCTTTCTTTATTTACATATGGCAAAAATACTATTTTCCAATCTTTTTTAAATACTTTATTAGTTATTATTACTTGTTTAGTTATTGCCTTTCCAATTGCTTTATTAATTGCCATTTATATAAACGAATACGCAAATGAAGGTTTTGTAAAAAAGACAATTCTTTTCTTTTTAGATTCTTTAGGTGCAACACCTTCGATTTTGTTTGGACTCTTTGGACTTTTATTTTTTATTCAAACAGTGGGAATAACTTCTTCAGGAACAGCAGGCAATAGTTTAATTGCAGGAGCATTTACTTTAATGATTGTTATTATTCCATCTTTTACAAGACAATTAGAACAAGCTTTAAAAAATGTTCCTCTTGAAATAAGATTAAATTCTTTTGCATTAGGAAATACTAAATGAGAAACAATTAGAAAATTAGTTTTACCAATTGCTTTTGTAGCAATAATTACAGCCATTATTTCTTCCATTGGAAGAATTCTATCAGAAACAGCCCCTTTATATTTAACAGCCGGGCTTTCAAGCTCTATATCAACTACTTTAGATCGTCCTGGAACAACTTTAACAACCCATATTTATGCTCAACTATTTTCAGCCTCACCAAATGCTGTTGGAATTCAATTCCAAGCAGCAATGATCACAATGATTTTAGTTACTTTTTTAGTATGATTAGGTTATATTATTATTCCAAACCGAATTACTATTCAGAATTGAATTAGTACTAAATTTAAAAACATTAGAAGTTTTGTTAGAAAAAATAAATTAAAACAGGAGGGGTATAATGTTTAA
- a CDS encoding RNA-binding S4 domain-containing protein, which yields MLKIEIKDDFITLSQFLKISSLISTGGESKNFIIENNVNLNGKRIFERNKKIYKNDIVEINNKKYQII from the coding sequence ATGCTTAAAATTGAAATTAAAGATGATTTTATTACATTATCGCAATTTTTAAAAATATCTTCTCTCATTTCAACAGGTGGAGAAAGCAAAAACTTTATTATTGAAAATAATGTTAATTTAAATGGTAAAAGAATTTTTGAAAGAAATAAAAAAATTTATAAAAATGATATTGTTGAAATTAATAACAAAAAGTATCAAATAATATAA
- the dnaA gene encoding chromosomal replication initiator protein DnaA has protein sequence MKKEIFDNKYDYYLKTKNLIDYIDSAINDEMLMKNFFSNLEIEKVNDNEVFIKFGNEKITNFIKENYFYIIKDGIKQIFLRDLNVIYLTKQDKKTNFDSDDINKIDKIINKKTNFENFINKKFTFENLVECDFNKDVLRAIKNVYKQEEIIFNPIFIHSNSGLGKTHLLHALGNEILKESNKSVVYINPDLITQKMVFLMQKGNNEELENLKSFYKNADVLLFDDVQNYKNKEVILKIVFDIINNSLEQQKQIVICSDKKPDELGGFEQRFITRFKSGLTLGMKKASINDLKTILKFLVIKEKLNPDKWEEESYEFVAKNHSNSIRDLIGALNKVKFYSNDFAKNTPYSYLVLKNIFSDLKLDKNNINEDKIISIVTKYYKISKSDLISKSRIPNIVLARDITMWLIRNVLELTFEKIGEIFNNRTHSAVITSINRINQKLINDANLKNILGEIENKINNFE, from the coding sequence ATGAAAAAAGAAATCTTTGATAATAAATATGATTATTACCTAAAAACCAAGAATTTAATTGATTATATTGACTCAGCAATTAATGACGAAATGTTGATGAAAAATTTTTTTTCTAATTTAGAAATTGAAAAAGTAAACGATAATGAAGTTTTTATAAAATTTGGAAATGAAAAAATTACAAATTTTATAAAGGAAAATTATTTTTATATAATAAAAGATGGGATAAAACAAATCTTTTTAAGAGATTTAAATGTTATTTATCTTACTAAACAAGATAAAAAAACTAATTTTGATAGTGATGATATAAACAAAATAGACAAAATTATTAATAAAAAAACTAATTTTGAAAATTTTATTAATAAAAAATTTACATTTGAGAATTTGGTTGAGTGTGATTTTAATAAAGATGTTTTAAGAGCAATTAAAAATGTTTATAAACAAGAAGAAATTATCTTTAATCCAATTTTCATTCACTCTAATTCAGGTTTGGGTAAAACTCATTTACTCCATGCGCTTGGAAACGAAATTTTAAAAGAATCTAATAAAAGTGTTGTTTATATAAATCCTGATTTAATTACACAAAAAATGGTTTTTTTAATGCAAAAAGGAAATAATGAAGAATTAGAAAATTTAAAATCTTTCTATAAAAATGCAGATGTTTTACTTTTCGATGATGTGCAAAATTATAAAAATAAAGAAGTTATTTTAAAAATAGTTTTTGACATAATAAACAATAGTTTAGAACAACAAAAACAAATTGTTATTTGTTCTGATAAAAAACCTGATGAATTAGGAGGATTTGAACAAAGATTCATAACAAGATTCAAAAGCGGATTAACTTTAGGGATGAAAAAAGCTTCTATAAATGATTTAAAAACAATTTTAAAATTTTTAGTTATTAAAGAAAAACTAAATCCCGATAAATGAGAAGAAGAATCTTATGAATTTGTTGCTAAAAATCACTCTAATTCAATAAGGGATTTAATAGGGGCACTAAATAAAGTAAAATTCTATTCAAATGACTTCGCTAAAAATACCCCGTATTCATATTTGGTTTTGAAAAATATTTTCAGTGACTTAAAACTTGATAAAAACAATATAAATGAAGATAAGATAATTTCTATTGTTACAAAATATTATAAAATATCAAAAAGTGATCTTATTTCCAAAAGTAGAATTCCTAATATTGTACTTGCTAGGGATATTACAATGTGATTAATAAGAAATGTTTTAGAATTAACTTTTGAAAAAATTGGTGAAATTTTCAATAATAGAACTCATAGTGCTGTTATTACGTCAATTAATAGAATAAATCAAAAACTTATAAACGATGCTAATCTTAAAAATATTTTAGGTGAAATTGAAAACAAAATAAACAATTTTGAATAA
- a CDS encoding DUF1934 domain-containing protein, with protein MLISFKSIARQNENENVIEFSSQVEFENENDFFSYRFDEPSNKIANLIEIKKDGTLVRIFAGQTSLELELNKDIEIIYKIDKSQIFLLTHMNKIEIKSENDINFKYFLKDFSKNLIGEFEIFLKII; from the coding sequence ATGTTAATTAGTTTTAAAAGTATTGCAAGGCAAAATGAAAATGAAAATGTTATTGAATTTTCATCTCAAGTTGAATTTGAAAATGAAAATGATTTTTTTTCTTATCGTTTTGACGAACCAAGCAACAAAATAGCAAATTTAATAGAAATTAAAAAAGATGGGACTCTTGTGAGAATTTTCGCAGGACAAACTTCATTAGAATTAGAATTAAATAAAGATATTGAAATAATTTATAAAATAGATAAATCTCAAATTTTTTTACTGACTCACATGAATAAAATAGAAATAAAATCTGAAAATGACATTAACTTTAAATATTTTTTAAAAGATTTTTCCAAAAATTTAATTGGAGAGTTTGAAATATTTTTGAAAATAATATAA
- a CDS encoding PstS family phosphate ABC transporter substrate-binding protein, with protein MKKLTKIILASTGAITALGTLIGFSTSFNSINVVSIGGSASVLPLVTELSNIFTKADIVTQSGGSGAGIRAAIDGSRNIGMASRTPGVSLNDEDLSRRIANIDLQLANSSLSLEERNSLDRQKISITRDAAAWREKNIKTVTIAWDGIAILYRPANMGSKEELVLTAENVAKIFAAFSGVIPLKLSDLDGLSDNNLIIPYPRAGGANVSGTAEAFERSSNRNWEDTNFFKSLGKTDQNLIKNALETGAYVGNNVRQTAEANSQAWSIARNGKIGSMIYLSAGFVNNNIEEIEKAGFKVASYDPGVLPTAETVSKTYGWFRPFNLMLPIGSSIPQLDFISWILDLNNTPGVNDTPQEKIIKEQGFIILSRSQILSMSQGIDEQERINQFWKASDAILQRSGANPEA; from the coding sequence ATGAAAAAATTAACAAAGATTATTTTAGCAAGTACAGGTGCAATAACGGCACTTGGAACTTTAATTGGATTTTCAACTTCTTTTAATTCAATTAATGTAGTATCTATTGGGGGTTCAGCATCTGTTTTACCTTTGGTAACAGAATTAAGCAATATTTTTACTAAAGCAGATATTGTGACTCAAAGTGGTGGTTCAGGAGCCGGAATTAGGGCAGCAATTGATGGTTCAAGAAATATTGGGATGGCTTCAAGAACACCAGGTGTTAGTTTAAATGATGAAGATTTAAGCCGTAGAATTGCTAATATTGATCTTCAATTAGCAAATTCTTCTCTTTCTTTAGAAGAAAGAAACTCTTTAGATAGACAAAAAATTTCTATAACTAGAGATGCAGCTGCTTGAAGAGAGAAAAATATTAAAACAGTTACTATTGCTTGAGATGGAATTGCAATTTTATATCGCCCAGCTAATATGGGTTCCAAAGAAGAATTAGTTTTAACGGCTGAAAATGTAGCAAAAATTTTTGCTGCTTTTTCTGGAGTGATTCCTTTAAAACTTTCAGATTTAGATGGTTTGAGTGATAATAATTTAATTATTCCTTATCCAAGAGCTGGAGGAGCAAATGTTTCAGGAACAGCAGAAGCTTTTGAAAGATCTTCAAACAGGAATTGAGAAGATACAAATTTTTTTAAATCATTAGGAAAAACTGATCAAAATTTGATTAAAAACGCTTTAGAAACAGGTGCATATGTCGGAAATAATGTAAGGCAAACAGCTGAGGCGAACTCACAAGCATGATCAATTGCAAGAAATGGAAAAATTGGTTCTATGATTTATTTATCAGCAGGTTTTGTTAATAATAATATAGAAGAAATTGAAAAAGCAGGTTTTAAAGTAGCTTCTTATGATCCCGGTGTACTCCCAACTGCAGAAACAGTTTCAAAAACTTATGGCTGATTCAGGCCTTTTAATTTGATGCTACCTATTGGCTCTTCAATTCCACAATTAGATTTTATTAGCTGAATTTTAGATTTAAATAATACCCCTGGAGTAAATGACACTCCTCAAGAAAAAATAATTAAAGAACAAGGTTTTATCATTTTGTCTAGAAGCCAAATTCTTTCAATGTCACAAGGAATAGATGAACAAGAAAGAATTAATCAATTTTGAAAAGCAAGCGATGCAATTTTACAAAGGAGTGGAGCTAATCCAGAAGCTTAA